TCCGCCCCTCCCTTCGACGAGGAACGGAACGTGGTGGCCGCCCAGCCGTACTTCTCGCATCACCTGCACCGCGCCCTTGCCCTCGCCGGCCGCTACGGCGACCTGCTGGCGAACATCCGCAGGCGCTGGGGAGCGATGCTCGCCGCCGGCGCGACGACGATCTGGGAGGTCTGGCACCCGCACGTGAGCCAGTGCCACGGCTGGTCGACGACGCCCACGTTCGATCTCTCGACGGAAGTTCTCGGCGTGTCGGCGGCCGCGCCCGGATTCCAGCGTGTGCGGATCGCCCCGCAGCCGGTCGACCTCGATTGGGCGCGCGGCGTCTATCCGACGGTCCACGGCGATATCCGGGTCGACTGGCGGCGGGAGGGCAAGGAGTTGCGGCTTTCGTGCGGCGTGCCGTCCGGCGTCGTGGCGGAGTTGGCGCTGCCGGCTACGCCCGGCGGCTGGTGTGAGGTGGTCGTAGAGGGCGTGGGTGACGTGCTTCAGGGTGTGGGGATGGCGGAGGGGGCGCGCGCCGCGATAAGCGACGTCGTTGTCGAGGGCGAGAGCGTTGCCCTTGTGATCGACGGCGGTCGGCGGCTCGACGTGGCGGCGCGCGCACGATAGACGCCGCTCGAGCGCGACCGCACATCCCGAGAAGCGGCGCCCTCAGCGTGTGGGAGGAGAACATGGCGGATCACTCAATAGCGTACGAGGCGCTGGCCGCTGGCCTGGCCGAAAAGGGCATCGATGTCGGCGCAGTGAAGCGCGCGCTCAAGTCGCAGCGGATTGAGACGCCTTCCTGGGGCTACGGTGACAGCGGCACCCGCTTCAAAGTCTTCCACTGGCCGGGCGCCGCCCGCGACGTGCGCGAGAAGCTAGCCGACGCCGCCGTCGTCCACCGCCTCACCGGCGTCTGCCCGTCCGTCGCCCTGCACATCCCCTGGGACATGACCGATGACTGGGCCGCCCTGCGACAGTACGCTGAATCACTCGGCCTCCAGATCGGCGCTATCAATCCCAACCTCTTTCAGGAGGACTCCTACCGCCTGGGCAGTCTCTGTCACCCGGACCCCGCTATTCGCCGTCGCGCCGTCGATCACGTCCTCGAGTGCATCGAGATCGCCAGAGCGACTGGCTCCCGTGTTATCAGCCTCTGGCTCGCCGACGGCACGAATTACCCGGGGCAGGACTCGCTGCGCGAGCGGCGCCACCGCCTGCTGGAGTCGCTGCGAACGGTGTACGACGCCATGCCCGCCGGCGTGCGCCTGCTCATCGAGTACAAGTTCTTCGAGCCCGCCTTCTATCACACCGACATTCCGGACTGGGGCACCGCCTTCTGGCTGTCGCAGGAGCTGGGGCCACAGGCGCAGGTGCTCGTCGACACCGGCCATCACGCCCGGGGGACGAACGTCGAGCAGATCGTCGGCTTCTTGCTCGACCAGGGCAAGCTGGGCGGCTTCCACTTCAACGCCCGCAAGTACGCGGACGACGACCTCATTGTCGGCTCTATCGACCCGTTCGAGCTCTTCCTCATATTCCACGAGATCTACGACTCGGGCAGCGACGCCGACATCGCTTACATGATCGACCAGAGCCACAACATCGAGCCTAAGATTGAGGCGATGGTGCAGTCCGTAGTCAATGTCCAGTCGGCGGCGGCGCGCGCCCTCATCGTCGACCGCGCGCTGTTGGCTCAGCGCCAGGCCGCCGGCGATGTCCTGGGCGCCCACCGAGTCCTCACCGACGCCTTCCAGACCGATGTGCGCCCTCTGCTGGCGCAGGTCCGCGTCGAGATGGGCCTGCACCCCGACCCGGTCGTCGCCCTCCGGGAAAGCGGCTACGAGCAGCGCATCGCCGCCGAACGCGCTTGACCGGCGCTGACGCGACGGCTGAAGACCGTATCTGCCCTTTGTGGCAGAATGAATTCGCCCGGTGTGCTTTGCTGAAATGAGGTTCGCGTGAACGGCTGGATGGGAAAGGTCCTCGATGTCGATCTGACAGCGGGCGAGACACGTGTCGTCCCGCTCGATGCTGACGCGGCCCGCCTCTTCATCGGCGGCCGCGGCCTGGGCGCCCGCTACCTGTGGGACCTCGTCGGGCCCGGCGTCGACCCGCTTTCGCCGGAAAACGCCCTCGTCATCTGCACCGGCCCCCTCACTGGCACCGCTTTCCAGACAACGAGCCGCTTCTCCACCACCACGAAGTCGCCGCTCACGGGCACCATTCTCGACGCGAACTGCGGCGGCTTCTGGGGCATGCGCTTCAAGCGCGCCGGCTTCGATGCCCTTATCGTCAGGGGCCGCGCCAGCCATCCCGTTTCTCTTGAGATCACCGCGGGGGGCATCTCCATTGATGATGCTTCGCACCTTTGGGGCAAGACGGTTCCCGAGACGGCTCAGGCGCTGGGGCAGAGCACCAGGCGCAGCGTCCTCTGCATCGGCCCCGCGGGCGAGAACCTGGTCCGCTTCGCCTCCGCCATCAGCGACTGCACCCGCGCCCTTGGCCGGGGCGGCGTCGGCGCCGTCATGGGCTCCAAGAACCTTAAGGCGATCGCAGTCGAAGGCGACGCGAGGGTCGAAGTCGCCGACCGCGAGCGCCTGCGCTTCGTGCGCTACGAAGCGAGCAAGCATCTCACAGCAAGCCCGCTCACTTCCCAGGGCCTGCCCCAGTTCGGGACAGCGGGCGTGGTCAACGTCGTGAACGCCATAGGCGCGCTGCCGACGCGTAATTTCCAGGAGTCGCAGTTCGAGGGCGCCGAACGCATCTCCGGCGAGACCATCGCGGAAAGCATCCTCGTCAGGAAGAGCGCTTGCTGGTCCTGTCCAATCGCCTGCGGCCGCGTCACGCGCACCGCTCACGCCCAAGGCGAGGGCCCCGAATACGAGACCGTGTGGGCGCTTGGGGCCGCCTGCGGCATCGACGACCTCGAGGCAATCACCGAGGCCAATTACCTCTGCAATGATCTCGGCCTCGATACTATTTCTGCCGGCGCGACCATCGCCTGCGCGATGGAGATGGCGGAGCGCCGCGTCATCGACTCCGAGCTGCGGTTCGGGCGGGCCGATCTGCTTAAGCCGCTCCTGCGCGACATCGCCCATCGCGCCGGACTCGGCGATGAGCTGGCTGAGGGCAGCCGTCGCTTCGCCGAGAAGCGCGAGGCTCCTCAATACTCGATGTCGGTGAAAGGCATGGAGATGCCCGCGTACGACCCGCGCGCTATGCAGGGCCAGGGGTTGCTGTTCGCCACTTCGAACCGCGGCGCCTGCCACATGCGCGGCAACATGCTCGGGCCGGAGGTGCTGGGACTGCCTAAGCTCGTCCACCGGCTCCAGGCGCAGGGCAAAGCCCCGATGGTCATGCTCCATCAGGACTCGGCGGCCGCCATCGATTCCCTTATCGTCTGCAAGTTCACCAACATGGCCGTCGCCGAGGAGTACTTCGCCCGCGCCCTCAGCGCCGTTACGGGTGTCTCGTTCTCCACCGGCGACCTTATTCGCGCCGGCGAGCGGATATGGAACCTCGAGCGGCTATACAATCTGCGGGAGGGGTTCACCCGCGCCGACGACACGCTGCCGCGTCGCATGCTCGACGACCCAATAGCGGCCGGGCCGAGCAAAGGCTGGGTGTCGCGTCTGCCGGAGATGCTCGACGAGTACTACGCCACGCGTGGCTGGGACGTGGACGGTGTGCCGGGGCGCGAGAAGCTGGCGGAACTGGGCATCGAGCGGCTTCTTGAGCAGATTCCGGGAGTTGCGAAATGATCGACGAGCAGGTGTTGCGCAGCTTCCAGGAGATAGGCCGCGACCTCTACGTCGCGGGGCTCGTCTCGTCGCACGGGGGCAATCTGAGCGTCCGCTTCGGCGACCGCATCATCATCAAGCGCCGTGGCGCCATGCTCGGCCGGCTGACCGAAGAGGACCTCGTCGAAACGCGACTCGCGAAGCCCGATAGCGGTGTCATGCTCGCCTCCACGGAGCTCGTGGTGCACCGCGCCATATATCTCGCGACCCCGGCGCTCGCCGTCGTCCATGCGCACCCGCGCGCGGCGATCGCCCTT
This portion of the Dehalococcoidia bacterium genome encodes:
- a CDS encoding aldehyde ferredoxin oxidoreductase family protein — its product is MNGWMGKVLDVDLTAGETRVVPLDADAARLFIGGRGLGARYLWDLVGPGVDPLSPENALVICTGPLTGTAFQTTSRFSTTTKSPLTGTILDANCGGFWGMRFKRAGFDALIVRGRASHPVSLEITAGGISIDDASHLWGKTVPETAQALGQSTRRSVLCIGPAGENLVRFASAISDCTRALGRGGVGAVMGSKNLKAIAVEGDARVEVADRERLRFVRYEASKHLTASPLTSQGLPQFGTAGVVNVVNAIGALPTRNFQESQFEGAERISGETIAESILVRKSACWSCPIACGRVTRTAHAQGEGPEYETVWALGAACGIDDLEAITEANYLCNDLGLDTISAGATIACAMEMAERRVIDSELRFGRADLLKPLLRDIAHRAGLGDELAEGSRRFAEKREAPQYSMSVKGMEMPAYDPRAMQGQGLLFATSNRGACHMRGNMLGPEVLGLPKLVHRLQAQGKAPMVMLHQDSAAAIDSLIVCKFTNMAVAEEYFARALSAVTGVSFSTGDLIRAGERIWNLERLYNLREGFTRADDTLPRRMLDDPIAAGPSKGWVSRLPEMLDEYYATRGWDVDGVPGREKLAELGIERLLEQIPGVAK
- the rhaI gene encoding L-rhamnose isomerase → MADHSIAYEALAAGLAEKGIDVGAVKRALKSQRIETPSWGYGDSGTRFKVFHWPGAARDVREKLADAAVVHRLTGVCPSVALHIPWDMTDDWAALRQYAESLGLQIGAINPNLFQEDSYRLGSLCHPDPAIRRRAVDHVLECIEIARATGSRVISLWLADGTNYPGQDSLRERRHRLLESLRTVYDAMPAGVRLLIEYKFFEPAFYHTDIPDWGTAFWLSQELGPQAQVLVDTGHHARGTNVEQIVGFLLDQGKLGGFHFNARKYADDDLIVGSIDPFELFLIFHEIYDSGSDADIAYMIDQSHNIEPKIEAMVQSVVNVQSAAARALIVDRALLAQRQAAGDVLGAHRVLTDAFQTDVRPLLAQVRVEMGLHPDPVVALRESGYEQRIAAERA